Proteins encoded within one genomic window of Saccharopolyspora pogona:
- a CDS encoding HAD family hydrolase — translation MDQPGRDHATQRIRVAPERITACLFDLDGVLTSTAAQHMAAWQQTFDAFLREREGERFSPFTERDYLEHVDGRPRADGVRQFLASHGISLPEGLHDDPPTSETIHGLGNRKNETLQAIIRERGVTPYPGSVRYLEAARDAGLAIGVVTSSENGASVLEAAGLSRFVQARIDGLVITEQKLRGKPEPDSFLAGARALGVTPAEAAVFEDALAGVQAGRAGGFGWVVGVDRTHHADELRAHGADVVVSDLAGLLVVDR, via the coding sequence ATGGACCAGCCTGGGCGGGACCACGCCACGCAGCGGATCCGCGTGGCGCCGGAGAGAATCACGGCCTGCCTCTTCGACCTCGACGGCGTGCTGACCAGCACCGCCGCGCAGCACATGGCGGCCTGGCAGCAGACCTTCGACGCATTCCTTCGGGAGCGGGAGGGCGAGCGCTTCTCGCCGTTCACAGAACGTGACTACCTGGAGCACGTGGACGGGCGGCCGCGGGCGGACGGCGTGCGCCAGTTCCTCGCTTCCCACGGCATTTCCCTGCCCGAAGGGCTTCACGACGACCCACCGACCTCGGAAACGATCCACGGCCTGGGCAACCGGAAGAACGAGACCCTGCAAGCGATCATCCGAGAACGCGGGGTGACTCCGTATCCGGGGTCGGTGCGCTACCTGGAGGCGGCGCGGGACGCCGGCCTCGCCATCGGGGTGGTCACCTCCTCGGAGAACGGCGCGTCGGTGCTGGAGGCGGCGGGCCTGAGCCGCTTCGTGCAAGCGCGGATCGACGGCCTGGTGATCACCGAGCAGAAGCTGCGCGGCAAGCCGGAGCCGGACTCCTTCCTGGCCGGGGCTCGGGCGCTCGGCGTCACGCCGGCCGAGGCGGCGGTCTTCGAGGACGCGCTAGCGGGTGTGCAGGCCGGCCGGGCCGGCGGGTTCGGGTGGGTGGTCGGCGTGGATCGCACCCACCACGCGGACGAGTTGCGGGCGCATGGCGCCGACGTCGTGGTGTCGGACCTGGCCGGCCTCCTGGTCGTGGATCGCTGA
- a CDS encoding enolase C-terminal domain-like protein, which translates to MAPHFAMEIHLHLAAAYPGATWVEHFEWLEPMFHERLELRDGRMIAPNRPGLGLSLTEQAEAWTIHDTTITR; encoded by the coding sequence ATGGCGCCGCACTTCGCCATGGAGATCCACCTCCACCTGGCCGCGGCCTACCCCGGGGCCACCTGGGTGGAGCACTTCGAATGGCTGGAACCGATGTTCCACGAACGCCTCGAACTCCGCGACGGCCGGATGATCGCCCCGAACCGCCCAGGACTCGGCCTCTCCCTCACCGAACAAGCCGAAGCCTGGACCATCCACGACACCACGATCACCCGATGA
- a CDS encoding IclR family transcriptional regulator, whose translation MGEVEGGSQGAPAKAREPGPGALDRGLAILDHLAQARNSSTAELAEALGLTRSTAYRLVDRLRALGWLSQVPATGHWRLGPAAVRLANAAVDSTSLLDAAAPTLRKLVESTQETVSLAVPNGMTMVFIHRERGPRPAAVTAELGAARPMHNTSLGRAYLAALPDPKLEEMLVELVRSPESPVSAATVSALHTEVVRTRERGWSEDQREFDASSCCCGAAVYDHTGLPVASISVAGVAERIEPMLAEYGPFVAKCCAELSTALGYVAPTT comes from the coding sequence ATGGGCGAGGTCGAGGGCGGTTCTCAGGGCGCGCCGGCCAAGGCGCGGGAACCCGGTCCCGGTGCGTTGGATCGCGGGCTGGCGATCCTCGACCACCTCGCGCAGGCGCGGAACTCCAGCACGGCTGAGCTGGCCGAAGCGCTCGGCCTGACCCGCAGCACCGCCTACCGCCTGGTGGATCGCCTCCGCGCCCTCGGCTGGCTCAGCCAGGTGCCCGCCACCGGGCATTGGCGGCTCGGCCCGGCCGCGGTCCGGTTGGCCAACGCCGCGGTCGACTCGACCAGCTTGCTCGATGCCGCCGCGCCGACGCTGCGCAAGCTGGTGGAGTCGACGCAGGAGACCGTCAGCCTGGCCGTGCCCAACGGCATGACGATGGTGTTCATCCACCGGGAGCGAGGCCCGCGCCCAGCCGCGGTGACCGCCGAGCTCGGGGCCGCGCGCCCGATGCACAACACCTCTCTCGGCCGTGCGTACCTCGCCGCGCTGCCCGATCCCAAGCTCGAGGAGATGCTGGTCGAGCTGGTCCGCTCGCCGGAGTCACCGGTCTCCGCGGCGACGGTGTCCGCGCTTCACACCGAGGTGGTTCGCACGCGGGAGCGGGGTTGGTCGGAGGATCAACGCGAGTTCGATGCCTCGAGCTGTTGCTGCGGCGCGGCGGTGTACGACCACACCGGGCTGCCGGTGGCGAGCATCAGCGTCGCGGGGGTGGCCGAGCGCATCGAACCGATGCTGGCCGAGTACGGACCGTTCGTCGCGAAGTGCTGCGCCGAGCTCTCCACCGCTCTCGGCTACGTCGCTCCCACGACCTGA
- a CDS encoding fumarylacetoacetate hydrolase family protein: protein MSTSTKIPILESGDVILTGTPAGSGDFQTPRLALRPGDRLESEVEGIGRLSNPVVAPDWTNQVVGAT, encoded by the coding sequence GTGTCGACCAGTACGAAGATCCCCATCCTGGAGTCCGGCGACGTCATCCTCACCGGAACACCCGCCGGCAGCGGCGACTTCCAGACCCCTCGACTCGCCTTGCGCCCCGGCGACCGGCTCGAGTCCGAAGTGGAGGGAATCGGCCGACTGTCGAACCCGGTCGTGGCGCCGGATTGGACGAATCAGGTCGTGGGAGCGACGTAG
- a CDS encoding fumarylacetoacetate hydrolase family protein, translating to MPLGTFHVGGGESLLYQAEPGAPWRTASPGAPVDDLEPAPRLPFRLRTIFGIGLNYHDTVAEMGWQTPEVPYLFPKLSSSAIGDGEAVVVDTALSTRVDWETELAVIIGRRARQVPAKKALDVVFGYHNAVQCAALQGGGEAPRREARRGLGGPF from the coding sequence GTGCCTCTTGGCACATTCCACGTAGGTGGAGGAGAATCCCTGCTCTACCAAGCCGAACCCGGAGCCCCGTGGCGCACTGCGAGTCCGGGTGCACCGGTCGACGACCTGGAACCCGCACCGCGCCTGCCGTTCCGGCTGCGGACGATCTTCGGCATCGGGCTGAACTACCACGACACCGTCGCGGAAATGGGCTGGCAGACCCCCGAAGTCCCGTACCTCTTCCCGAAACTCTCCTCCAGCGCGATCGGCGACGGCGAGGCCGTGGTCGTGGACACCGCGCTGTCCACCCGGGTGGACTGGGAAACCGAACTCGCCGTGATCATCGGCCGCCGAGCCCGGCAAGTACCCGCCAAGAAAGCCCTCGACGTCGTCTTCGGCTACCACAATGCGGTGCAGTGCGCAGCCCTTCAGGGCGGTGGTGAAGCACCGCGCCGCGAAGCCCGCCGAGGGCTGGGTGGCCCGTTCTAA
- a CDS encoding aldose 1-epimerase family protein, with translation MIRLESSALRVAVATRGAELQSLRSVADGHEHLWQAGPEWPRHAPWLFPAICRVPEDRIEVAGRSWPMPGHGFARDLDFRLDELDARSAVLSLHDSPRTHRYYPFRFSLSIRYELVGTAVLVHLTAANRDRRPMPFCLGFHPAFAWPLDTAPGPHAIAFERPEVAPTRRVTDNLLREELFEPAAPNGSLALDRAHFADGAVILDQAASSGIRYESPSGRAVEMDWTGFDALAIWSPPDGDLLCLEPWRGLPARIGASSDFASRTDLTTVAPGEAAEFTVRIRLRLAR, from the coding sequence GTGATCAGGCTGGAGAGCTCGGCACTGCGCGTGGCCGTGGCCACCCGCGGCGCCGAGCTGCAGTCGCTGCGCTCGGTCGCCGACGGGCACGAACACCTCTGGCAGGCCGGTCCGGAATGGCCCCGGCATGCGCCCTGGCTGTTCCCCGCGATCTGCCGGGTCCCGGAGGACCGGATCGAGGTCGCCGGGCGGAGCTGGCCCATGCCGGGCCACGGTTTCGCCCGGGATCTAGACTTCCGCCTCGACGAACTCGATGCACGTTCCGCCGTGCTGTCGTTGCACGACAGCCCCCGCACCCACCGGTACTACCCCTTCCGGTTCTCGCTGAGCATCCGGTACGAGCTCGTCGGCACCGCCGTGCTGGTCCACCTCACGGCCGCCAACCGGGACCGTCGGCCGATGCCGTTCTGCCTCGGCTTCCACCCGGCCTTCGCGTGGCCGCTCGACACCGCACCAGGGCCGCACGCGATCGCATTCGAGCGGCCGGAAGTGGCACCGACCCGGCGCGTCACCGACAACCTGCTCCGCGAGGAGCTCTTCGAGCCCGCCGCCCCGAACGGGTCGCTCGCACTAGACCGCGCGCACTTCGCCGACGGGGCGGTCATTCTCGACCAGGCAGCAAGTAGCGGCATCCGCTACGAATCCCCGTCGGGGCGGGCGGTGGAGATGGACTGGACGGGTTTCGACGCGCTGGCCATCTGGTCCCCACCCGACGGCGACCTGCTCTGCCTCGAGCCGTGGCGGGGCCTGCCCGCCAGGATCGGTGCCAGCAGCGACTTCGCGAGCCGCACCGATCTGACCACCGTCGCGCCCGGGGAAGCAGCCGAATTCACCGTGCGCATCCGGCTCCGCCTCGCCCGCTGA
- a CDS encoding aldehyde dehydrogenase (NADP(+)), producing the protein MDTIDSIDPSTGHVVEAVAEATAPGQVAEIVAAAAAAAAPFEALGRGFRAGLLRAIGDELERLRAEIVALGMRETALPEPRLNAELTRTVYQANLFADVLDEGSYLEATIDHAGETPMGPGPDLRRMLTPIGPVAVFGASNFPLAFSVPGGDTVSALAAGCPVVVKAHSSHPGLSLLTFRAMAAAADRLNAPTGLLGIVFGTEPGAALVAHPGIKAVGFTGSLVGGKALMGIINDREEPIPFYGELAGLNPIVVTEGAAAARGETIAAGLVNSVIGSGGQLCTKPGLVFVPRGAAGDALVAEAVRLVSAAPAATLLNARISESYRSTNAALDAYPDIEVLAEGGRSTAAGFTVTPRLLQVDASRLHDQELAECFGPTTLIARYGADQPETALSGLPASLTGTVHAEPSETDRIRHLSTLLKEKAGRLLYNGFPTGVLVSWAQHHGGPWPSTNTLHTSVGTTAIRRWLRPVAWQDAPTEVLPEELREDYPLIPRRIDGRLLLPR; encoded by the coding sequence GTGGACACCATCGACAGCATCGACCCGAGCACCGGGCACGTCGTGGAAGCCGTCGCCGAAGCGACCGCGCCCGGGCAGGTCGCCGAGATCGTCGCGGCCGCCGCGGCAGCCGCTGCACCGTTCGAAGCGCTGGGGCGCGGATTCCGCGCCGGACTGCTGCGCGCCATCGGCGACGAGCTCGAACGACTTCGCGCCGAGATCGTCGCGCTCGGCATGCGCGAAACAGCACTACCCGAGCCCCGGCTCAATGCCGAGCTCACCCGCACCGTCTACCAGGCCAACCTGTTCGCCGACGTCCTCGACGAAGGCAGCTACCTCGAGGCGACCATCGACCACGCCGGGGAGACCCCGATGGGCCCCGGCCCGGACCTGCGCCGGATGCTGACGCCGATCGGTCCCGTGGCGGTGTTTGGCGCGAGCAACTTCCCGCTGGCGTTCTCAGTTCCCGGTGGCGACACCGTGTCGGCACTGGCCGCGGGCTGCCCGGTGGTCGTCAAAGCGCACAGCTCGCACCCGGGGCTCTCGCTGCTCACCTTCCGGGCGATGGCGGCAGCCGCCGACCGGCTGAACGCCCCCACCGGCCTGCTGGGCATCGTGTTCGGCACCGAGCCGGGCGCGGCGCTGGTCGCGCACCCCGGCATCAAGGCCGTCGGTTTCACCGGCTCCCTGGTGGGCGGCAAAGCGCTTATGGGGATCATCAACGACCGGGAAGAGCCGATCCCGTTCTACGGCGAACTGGCCGGCCTCAATCCGATCGTCGTCACCGAAGGCGCGGCGGCAGCCCGCGGCGAAACCATCGCCGCGGGGTTGGTGAACTCCGTCATCGGTTCCGGCGGGCAGCTCTGCACCAAGCCCGGACTGGTCTTCGTCCCGCGCGGTGCCGCCGGAGACGCGCTCGTCGCCGAGGCCGTGCGGCTGGTTTCAGCCGCACCGGCCGCGACACTGCTCAACGCACGGATCAGCGAGTCCTACCGGAGCACCAACGCCGCGCTGGACGCCTACCCCGACATCGAGGTCCTCGCCGAAGGCGGCCGGTCAACCGCGGCTGGTTTCACCGTCACGCCAAGGCTGTTGCAGGTCGACGCATCAAGGCTGCACGACCAGGAGTTGGCCGAGTGCTTCGGCCCGACCACGCTGATCGCCCGCTACGGCGCGGATCAGCCCGAAACCGCGCTCAGCGGACTACCGGCCTCGCTGACCGGCACGGTGCACGCGGAACCATCCGAGACCGACCGGATCCGGCATCTGTCCACATTGCTCAAAGAGAAGGCCGGGCGGTTGCTGTACAACGGTTTTCCCACCGGCGTCCTGGTGTCCTGGGCACAGCACCACGGCGGACCGTGGCCGTCGACGAACACCCTGCACACCTCGGTGGGCACCACCGCGATCCGGCGGTGGCTGCGCCCGGTGGCCTGGCAGGACGCGCCCACCGAAGTGCTCCCGGAAGAACTGCGGGAGGACTACCCGCTGATCCCGCGGCGCATCGACGGCCGGCTGCTCCTGCCGAGGTGA
- a CDS encoding nuclear transport factor 2 family protein: MTRFADLDPAAQRTLMEERIRVYFDGCNEADVDKMAAQFTENAVHYFPPGLEGPWVGNRTIGENWRRLVLTIGSAWSIERMILEPESLQGVIEWTHWKTRMNGYLRGDEWYKFDPETGLITEIRAFYAASSDGRDEVTIEGFDYAAEGYCLAPPVARPHPDAEYATS; encoded by the coding sequence GTGACCCGCTTCGCCGACCTCGACCCCGCAGCGCAACGCACCCTCATGGAAGAGCGGATTCGCGTCTACTTCGACGGCTGCAACGAAGCCGACGTGGACAAGATGGCCGCGCAGTTCACCGAGAACGCCGTGCACTACTTCCCGCCCGGGCTCGAGGGACCGTGGGTTGGCAACCGCACCATCGGCGAGAACTGGCGCCGCCTGGTGCTCACCATCGGCTCCGCGTGGTCGATCGAGCGGATGATCCTCGAACCGGAATCGCTGCAGGGCGTCATCGAGTGGACCCACTGGAAGACCAGGATGAACGGCTACCTGCGCGGCGACGAGTGGTACAAGTTCGACCCGGAAACCGGGCTCATCACCGAGATCCGCGCGTTCTACGCGGCCTCCTCGGACGGTCGGGACGAGGTCACCATTGAGGGCTTCGACTACGCCGCCGAGGGCTACTGCCTCGCACCCCCGGTCGCCCGCCCGCACCCCGACGCCGAATACGCGACCTCGTGA
- a CDS encoding RraA family protein yields the protein MTEEEIHLDAGVFDQLKLASTATLATQLYKRGIRQPFLVGLSSVGDKFEPFAGEAFTMRFIPAREDVDPIGDPYRTGNMLQWEAVETVGENQVIVVDSRNDTTAASAGDMLITRAMKRGAAGFITDGAFRDGRAIAELGFPVYSRAITATTRPASFHVADLNTPIGCAGVAVYPGDVIVGDLDGVVVVPRALAAEIAEPAAEQEELEQWLHAKVRAGSSLWGTYPPDDAVRAEFRAWKANQHATTNGAPR from the coding sequence GTGACCGAAGAAGAGATCCACCTGGACGCCGGCGTGTTCGACCAGCTGAAACTGGCCAGCACCGCGACCCTGGCCACCCAGCTGTACAAGCGCGGCATCCGCCAACCGTTCCTGGTGGGGTTGTCGTCGGTGGGCGACAAGTTCGAACCCTTCGCCGGCGAGGCGTTCACCATGCGCTTCATCCCCGCCCGCGAAGACGTCGACCCGATCGGCGACCCGTACCGCACTGGCAACATGCTGCAGTGGGAGGCGGTGGAGACGGTCGGCGAGAACCAGGTGATCGTGGTCGACAGCCGCAACGACACCACAGCCGCCTCCGCCGGCGACATGCTGATCACGCGGGCCATGAAGCGCGGCGCTGCCGGGTTCATCACCGACGGCGCATTCCGCGACGGTCGTGCGATCGCCGAGCTCGGCTTTCCCGTGTATTCGCGGGCGATCACCGCGACCACCCGGCCGGCCTCGTTCCACGTGGCCGACCTCAACACACCGATCGGCTGTGCCGGAGTCGCGGTCTACCCCGGAGACGTGATCGTCGGCGACCTCGACGGCGTCGTCGTAGTCCCCCGCGCCCTGGCCGCCGAGATCGCCGAGCCCGCGGCCGAGCAGGAAGAACTGGAGCAATGGCTGCACGCCAAGGTTCGCGCGGGCTCTTCCCTGTGGGGCACCTACCCGCCCGACGACGCCGTCCGGGCCGAATTCCGAGCCTGGAAAGCAAATCAGCACGCGACCACGAATGGAGCACCGCGGTGA
- a CDS encoding SDR family NAD(P)-dependent oxidoreductase encodes MSNAPSRWLAPAVTTGHGQLEGRIGLVTGAGRNIGAAIARRLAAEGMAVAVGDIDIRSAEQVVRAIRNAGGTAVAAVGDLADVDAVDQLFDEIERELGPVDALVNNAYARVGATSFAPFLKVAVEDWQAFVAANTTMFFAPAQRMARRLASLGAPGSIVNISSHGAARAHREHIPYDSVKGAMESFTRAVAVDLAPWGIRCNCVRPGAVAVEDERLDWGEEGDLRSAQIPLGRPASPSDVAAAVLYLTSAESSYVTGQIFNVDGGMAVQARAPQVEPHPPATPGTLTDVPSRLRG; translated from the coding sequence ATGTCGAACGCACCCTCCCGATGGCTGGCACCGGCCGTCACGACGGGACACGGACAGCTCGAAGGCCGGATCGGACTGGTGACCGGGGCCGGACGCAACATCGGTGCTGCAATCGCTCGCCGACTGGCGGCGGAGGGCATGGCCGTGGCTGTGGGCGACATCGACATCCGCTCTGCCGAGCAGGTGGTCCGCGCGATCCGGAACGCCGGTGGAACCGCGGTCGCGGCGGTGGGCGACCTGGCCGACGTCGATGCCGTGGACCAGCTCTTCGACGAGATCGAACGAGAGCTCGGCCCCGTCGACGCCCTGGTGAACAACGCCTACGCCCGGGTGGGTGCCACCAGCTTCGCCCCGTTCCTGAAGGTCGCGGTCGAGGACTGGCAGGCGTTCGTGGCGGCCAACACGACGATGTTCTTCGCTCCCGCGCAGCGGATGGCGCGCCGGTTGGCATCGCTCGGGGCGCCGGGCAGCATCGTCAACATCAGCTCTCACGGCGCGGCACGCGCGCACCGCGAGCACATCCCGTACGACTCGGTGAAGGGCGCCATGGAGTCCTTCACCCGGGCGGTGGCCGTCGACCTCGCTCCTTGGGGCATCCGTTGCAACTGCGTCCGGCCGGGCGCGGTCGCCGTCGAGGACGAGAGACTCGACTGGGGCGAGGAGGGCGATCTTCGCTCGGCCCAGATCCCGCTCGGACGCCCGGCGAGCCCGTCCGACGTCGCGGCCGCGGTGCTCTACCTGACTTCTGCCGAATCGTCCTATGTGACCGGTCAGATCTTCAACGTGGACGGCGGCATGGCCGTCCAGGCCCGTGCACCGCAGGTCGAGCCGCATCCTCCGGCCACCCCCGGCACCCTCACCGACGTCCCCTCCCGCCTCCGCGGCTGA
- a CDS encoding MFS transporter, translating into MTASTTTMTPRKSRIKKYRTTILVLLAAAMVINYLDRSALAVAMPFIANDFNLTPAEKGIIFSSFFLGYALFNFVGGVLADKIGPKKVMAWSMILWSTMCGLVAGAFNFWSLLVLRVLFGVGEGPISTTANKVVNNWFPLKERARSVGINQAGGPLGGALSGPVVGVLAVYFGWRVAFVVIALIGLTWALIWYFVATDTARQNSRVTPAELAEIEAGTRVEQAEDEAVARDAPSMWKAILQPAILATALSLFCYNYILFFFLTWFPSFLVDAQGVSLAGMSVVSALPWVAGTFGYMGGGYLIDYIFRRTGKQFFSRKVVLVTCLLICSVCVGLTGMVASATSAVTLMTVAVGFLMLAAPAYWTLINDAAPKEYVGSAGGLMHGLSNLSGIVAPSITGAIVATSTYTGAFVLAGGFGVVGALVIWAGVRQRQDVRPEVPVA; encoded by the coding sequence ATGACTGCGTCAACGACGACGATGACGCCGCGGAAGTCCAGGATCAAGAAGTACCGCACGACGATCCTGGTCCTGCTCGCCGCGGCGATGGTGATCAACTACCTGGACCGCTCGGCGCTCGCCGTCGCGATGCCGTTCATCGCCAACGACTTCAACCTGACCCCGGCGGAGAAGGGGATCATCTTCAGCAGCTTCTTCCTCGGCTACGCGCTCTTCAACTTCGTGGGTGGAGTGCTGGCCGACAAGATCGGCCCCAAGAAGGTCATGGCCTGGTCGATGATCCTGTGGTCCACGATGTGCGGACTCGTGGCCGGTGCCTTCAACTTCTGGAGCCTGCTGGTCCTGCGGGTGCTGTTCGGCGTGGGCGAAGGCCCGATCTCCACGACCGCGAACAAGGTGGTCAACAACTGGTTCCCGCTCAAGGAACGCGCACGCTCGGTCGGGATCAACCAGGCCGGAGGTCCGCTGGGAGGGGCGCTGTCCGGTCCCGTCGTCGGTGTTCTGGCGGTCTACTTCGGATGGCGGGTCGCCTTCGTGGTCATCGCGCTGATCGGGCTGACGTGGGCGCTGATCTGGTACTTCGTCGCCACGGACACCGCCCGCCAGAACTCCCGCGTCACTCCCGCCGAGCTGGCTGAGATCGAGGCCGGTACCCGGGTCGAGCAGGCCGAGGACGAGGCGGTCGCTCGGGATGCGCCTTCCATGTGGAAGGCCATCCTCCAGCCCGCCATTCTGGCCACCGCGCTTTCCCTGTTCTGCTACAACTACATCCTCTTCTTCTTCCTCACCTGGTTCCCGAGCTTCCTCGTCGACGCGCAGGGCGTGAGCCTCGCCGGGATGTCCGTTGTGAGTGCCTTGCCGTGGGTCGCCGGAACGTTCGGCTACATGGGCGGGGGCTACTTGATCGACTACATCTTCAGGCGCACCGGAAAGCAGTTCTTCTCCCGCAAGGTCGTGCTCGTGACCTGCCTGCTGATCTGCTCCGTGTGCGTGGGACTCACCGGCATGGTCGCCAGTGCCACCAGCGCCGTCACCCTCATGACCGTAGCGGTCGGGTTCCTCATGCTCGCGGCCCCCGCCTACTGGACGCTCATCAACGACGCCGCACCGAAGGAGTACGTCGGCAGTGCCGGCGGATTGATGCACGGACTGAGCAACCTCTCCGGCATCGTCGCTCCGTCCATCACAGGTGCCATCGTCGCCACCAGTACCTACACAGGTGCCTTCGTCCTCGCCGGAGGTTTTGGCGTGGTCGGCGCTCTGGTGATCTGGGCAGGGGTCCGCCAGCGCCAAGACGTCCGGCCGGAGGTGCCCGTCGCCTGA
- a CDS encoding mandelate racemase/muconate lactonizing enzyme family protein has protein sequence MPSRPVVTEIETFPLEFVLPDGGYGASKVINPARVATIVKITTSEGVVGWGESFGPPRQSAPFLAEQAQQLAGRPADIREDRILDRLSVGYHFSGGGLHIAAASGIDVALWDAQARTFDVPVGSLLGGRIRNRVDAYASSGYVTATRDLGEFRDRMAAHTDEGFTAAKIKIGISPEEDRARTAITRELMGEDGLVIVDYNANNTRATLRRSLERIRDLDPYWVEEPLPPEDAAGWRSLHDLGVPLSGGEALYTRYGFRDPIAEQRFDIVQPDIAKCGGFTEAQAIRQLAATWNLHLSPHCWGTGVAQAATLQLLSAVPRAPFGMAGGQPLIFEFDRGVNPLREGVLATPIKPENGTVAIPDGAGLGVTVDEDWLRAHRLEDHSVLVRSGGGDG, from the coding sequence ATGCCCTCCCGTCCCGTCGTCACCGAGATCGAAACCTTCCCCCTGGAGTTCGTGCTCCCGGACGGGGGCTACGGTGCCTCGAAGGTCATCAACCCCGCGCGCGTGGCGACCATCGTGAAGATCACCACCTCGGAGGGGGTGGTCGGCTGGGGCGAATCGTTCGGGCCGCCGCGCCAGAGCGCGCCATTCCTCGCCGAACAGGCGCAGCAACTGGCCGGACGACCTGCCGACATCCGCGAGGACCGCATCCTCGACCGGCTCTCGGTCGGATACCACTTCTCCGGAGGGGGCCTGCACATCGCGGCCGCAAGCGGGATCGACGTCGCGCTCTGGGACGCCCAGGCCCGCACGTTCGACGTTCCCGTCGGAAGCCTGCTCGGCGGCCGCATCCGGAACCGGGTCGACGCCTACGCCTCGTCGGGGTACGTCACGGCAACCCGCGATCTCGGCGAGTTCCGCGACCGGATGGCCGCCCACACAGACGAGGGCTTCACCGCGGCGAAGATCAAGATCGGCATCTCCCCGGAAGAGGACCGGGCGCGCACCGCGATCACCCGCGAACTCATGGGCGAGGACGGGCTGGTCATCGTCGACTACAACGCCAACAACACCAGGGCCACCCTCCGCCGCTCGCTCGAGCGCATCCGCGACCTCGACCCGTACTGGGTGGAAGAGCCGCTGCCGCCGGAAGACGCAGCGGGATGGCGATCACTGCACGACCTGGGTGTGCCGTTGTCCGGGGGCGAGGCGCTGTACACGAGGTACGGCTTCCGCGACCCCATCGCCGAGCAGCGGTTCGACATCGTGCAGCCGGACATCGCCAAGTGCGGCGGTTTCACCGAAGCCCAGGCGATCCGCCAACTCGCGGCCACGTGGAACCTGCACCTGTCCCCGCACTGCTGGGGCACGGGTGTCGCCCAGGCCGCCACCCTGCAACTGCTGTCGGCGGTCCCGCGGGCCCCGTTCGGCATGGCCGGCGGCCAGCCGCTGATCTTCGAGTTCGACCGCGGGGTCAACCCACTGCGCGAAGGTGTGCTCGCCACGCCGATCAAGCCCGAGAACGGCACGGTCGCCATCCCGGACGGCGCCGGTCTCGGCGTGACGGTCGACGAGGACTGGCTGCGCGCGCACCGGCTGGAGGACCACAGCGTACTGGTGCGGTCGGGAGGCGGGGACGGCTAA
- a CDS encoding thioesterase II family protein: MTNREDSTWIRRFHPRPTAGNRLVCFPHAGGSATYFYPLSAAMPPSVEVLAIQYPGRQDRHQDPLVDDLAVLADTVTTVLLDCADRPLTFFGHSMGATLAFEVARRLERIGVVPAGLFTSGRRAPTCHREEAMHRSSDQELLREVVELGGTEPQLIDDELARMILPALRNDYRAVETYRYEPGSDLTCPVIAFIGDADPKVTPSEAQAWAGHTTGEFFLRIFPGGHFYLKEHKSVIVKAISDHILTAGAKR; this comes from the coding sequence ATGACCAACCGAGAGGACAGCACGTGGATCCGGCGGTTCCACCCGCGGCCGACCGCCGGGAACCGACTGGTGTGCTTCCCGCACGCGGGCGGGTCGGCGACCTACTTCTACCCGCTCTCGGCGGCGATGCCGCCTTCGGTCGAAGTGCTCGCCATCCAGTACCCCGGCCGGCAGGACCGCCACCAGGACCCGTTGGTCGACGACCTGGCCGTGTTGGCCGACACCGTCACCACGGTGCTGCTGGACTGCGCTGATCGGCCGCTGACCTTCTTCGGGCACAGCATGGGCGCGACCCTCGCGTTCGAGGTGGCGCGGCGGTTGGAGCGGATCGGCGTGGTTCCGGCAGGGCTGTTCACCTCTGGCAGGCGCGCGCCCACCTGCCACCGCGAGGAAGCGATGCACCGCAGCAGCGACCAGGAGCTGCTCCGCGAAGTCGTGGAGCTCGGCGGCACCGAACCGCAGCTGATCGACGACGAGCTGGCACGCATGATCCTGCCCGCCCTCCGCAACGACTACCGGGCCGTGGAGACCTACCGGTACGAACCGGGCTCCGACTTGACCTGCCCGGTGATCGCGTTCATCGGGGATGCGGACCCGAAGGTGACCCCCTCGGAAGCCCAGGCGTGGGCCGGGCACACGACCGGCGAGTTCTTCCTCCGGATCTTCCCCGGCGGGCACTTCTACCTCAAAGAGCACAAGTCCGTCATCGTCAAAGCCATTTCCGACCACATCCTCACGGCGGGCGCGAAGCGCTGA